ACTCTCTCGGGTCTGGAGGAGCCTGTGTCCCGTTCCCTCTccatctttctccctccctttccctggtCTATCCCTTCAGAGTGCTCTGGGCCTGGATCTTCCTTGTGCCCCCTGAACACAGGCAGGAATTAATGCTCACTTTTCTGAGAGGCTTTTGAAAGGTCAGGTGTGAATCTCGTGTCAGTCTAATCCTGTGCTCTGACTTCAAGTATTATTCCACAGTCACTTCGTCGTTATTAATTTTCGGCTTTTTTTGCCCCAGCTTGCTGTCAGAAAGTTCCTTCtcaacatcaccatcaccgtcaTACGCTCTCTGAGTGCCCATTAGCCCATGGGCCTGGGATTTTTAGGCACTCAATaagtgctgaatgaatgagtaaatgaatccCTAATCATCCCCCCAAGGAGTTACTTAAAATTCTTAGTGCCattagtgttctcatctgtaaccAGGAATAATGATTTCTAGCCTCACAGAATCTGTGGGAGAATCAAATGAGTTAATGTTTATCAAGTGCTTGGCAAAGTTAGCTGGTATACTGTGCTacaattattataaaagaaatgggTCGGGCATTCTAGGTTTTCGAAGCAGGAATTCTCAGAGATGGTTTTCTTTGCCCGGGGCTCACTCACCTGAGTGCTGGCTCAAGGACGAGGTCACTGGGAAAACGGAGAAGGGCTTTGGCTGGCATCTGGACCAGTGGTTGCCCAGCACTGCCCCTCAGGAGCAGTAGCCCAAGCCCCCCAGCTGACTcctgcccctgcctcctcccAGGGGACGGATGGACCCTGCTTAGAGGGGAGCTCCAGCACCATCCCTGCCAGAGACTCACTTGTGTGCCAGGCCAAGGGCCTGGACAAGGACACCTTCAAAATTGTGAGTAAGGGGCCAGCCCAGGACCCTGTCCCCGTTCCCCAcaggtcaggagacctgggtcagAAGTTGGCAGGCCTCAGACTCATAGTTCACAGCCCCACTTGACACACTCTTGGGAAGGAAGTGGGGTAAGAGGTTGACGGGAGCCTCCTCAACACTTCCTGGGCCATAAGGGTTGCAGCTGGGCCAACCTGCTGGCTCTGTGGGGCTGCCCAGCTGCCTCTTGTTTTTCCTGTGGCCCCTCACTTCACCTGTTGCCTCCTAAGTGTAAAGAATGTCTAAGGCCGCTGAAGAGGTTCCTGCGAAAGTTGCACCCGCCGAGGGACCTTCCCCAGGAGAAGAAGCTAAAGTACATGAAGCAGAGCCTGGTGGTCCTAGGGGACCACATCAACACCTTTCTGCAGCACTACTGCCGAGCCTGGGAAATCAAGCACTGGAGGAAGTAGGGCAGCCTCCCTACCCTTACCACTACACTCACTCCTGGGCCGACCCTTCTAGAATCAAGGTCACACCTTAGTGAAAATCTCCTAGTTCTTTATCTTAGTGTGAAAGAGTCAGGATCCTGGAGTGAGCATGGTGAAGGGGGATGGGGAGAACAGGGTCCGCTTGCGACTCTGGGCAGCACTGAGTGGACAGAGGACTCTCCTGAGCCTGGAGGGAATGGCTTCTGATCGAATAACTGCTGTGTGGTGTGGGGTCTCCTCACCGATACAGGGTATCCAAGGTCTGGCAAATCCCCATTACTCCATGTCCCCAACCAAACACTAAGGAGGCAGCATTTCCCCCTGGGTGGTCCTGGCCACAGGACAAACGCTGGAGAGAGAGGGGCTGTGCTCCGCCCCCCTCAGCCTTGGGCTTGGACTTCTCCCCTGCAGGAGGCTTTGGAGATTTGTCTCCCTCTTCTCGGAACTGGAGGCGAAGCAGCTTTACAGGCTCTACAAGTATACCAAGAACAGCCAGACGGCCAAGTTCCCGGTGAGGTTCCTCCAGGGCCCAGCTGAGGGTTGGTTGGTGTGTTCTTAAATTGTGAGGGGAGGCCTGCAACTGAAgggcggcatttgggatcttaattccccaaccagggatcaaaccggcgccccctgcagtgaaggccgggaatcctaaccactggaccaccagggaattccctgaagggCCCTCTGATACAGCCAGCACCCCTCAGTCCCTTCCACACTCACTGCCTGAGGAAGATGCCACTGCCCCTGCGGTGGGCACAGAGTGGGGCTGAAGAGGGCAGAGACTCAGCTTCAAGTTCTAGATATTTATTCATCCTCCACACCCACACCCTGATGTGAACAGGGGCAAGGACTGTTCACAGTCCTTGGAGAGCCGTGGGCAGGGATGATTGAGGCCAGGCAGAAAGGCACAGCCAGCTTGAAGGAGACTCTGGAGATTGTTGCAGAGGACAAATTcctgggcagggacttccctggtggtccagttgttaagactccgagcttccaatgcagggggtgtggttcgatccttggtcggggaactaagatctcacgtgccatgaggcatggccaaaaaattaaaaaaaaaaaaaaaaagatcctgggCAGTCTTTGTCCaaaaacagtgcttctcaaacattTTGGTCTTGGGTCACTTCTACCCTCTTAAAAATCATTGGGGACCCCCCAAAACCTGTATTCCTGTAGGTTAcatctattgatatttatttgCCCTACTAGAAATTAAAgctaaagaaataattcaaaatatgtatttacggattcatttaaaaacaaggaGTCCGTTAtatattaacataatttttatGAGCGTTAACtgtatttttccaaaacaaaaaaatttagagagaagagtggcattgtttgacatttttgcaaatctctttagtgtctggcttaatagaagacagttggattctcatatctgcttctgctcAATCTCTTATGATATAGTGATTTGGTTAAAGTGCGTGaagaagatccagcctcatacagATTTATAGTTAAAAGAGAGGAGTATTTTATTAGTGTTTTCAGATAATCGTGGATAGTTTTCTTTGATACCACACCAAAACTCAGAAAGTGGCAGTTACTTAATtgcagtgtggaatctgaaaccatattgatgaatgttttaaaatagaattaaaaaaatgttttttaattaattatttttagctgcgtcGGTTCGTCATTGTTGGGTGTTCgctgctgtgcttgggctttctccagttgctgtgagcgggggctactctttgttgtggtacgagggcttctcactgcagtggcttctcttgtttcagagctcaggctctaggcgcacgagcttcagtacttgtggcacgtgtgctcagtagttgtggtgcacaggcttagttgctctgcggcatgtgggatcttcccggaccagggctcgaacctgtgtcccctgcgttggtaggcggattcttaaccactgtgccaccagggaagtcccagacattttttttaaaaccagttttaggtttacagaaaaattgagtatAAGGTAtagggttagccaaaaagttagTTCGGTTTTTTCCATATAATGTTTCGGAAAAACCCGAAccaacattttggccaacccaatacagagttcccatatcccacccttttctgtcttccttatTATTAGCACCTTGCATTGGAGGGGTACATTTGTATCtttgatgagccaatattgatacactattaactaaaaaaataatgtccatagtttacattagggtgcACTCTTTGTTTTGCacattctataggttttgacaaatgtacaataacatgtatccaccatcacagtagcaaacagaatagtttcattgccctaaaaatcccctgtgctccacctattcattcctccctccttcccccagacGCCTGGCAATCActcatctttttattgtctccagtttttccttttctggaataTCCATGTAGTTGgcatcatacagtatgtagcccttTCAGATTTGTATCAATGAACTTTTCACACTAGGTTACATTAGAATCCATTGGTTTCTCTCTTGCACTTTGAGTGGACCCCACCTTTCAGGGGGTCTGTGAGGTTAGAGTATTTCACAgagcacactttgagaaccactgatccaaAAGAATAATCACAGATAACAGTTTTTATGTACCAGGCACATTATGTTCcctcatgtcatcttcaaaagtaacactagggcttccctggtggcgcagtggttgggagtccgcctgccgatgcaggggacgcgggttcgttccccggtcggggaggatcccacatgccgcggggcggctgcgcccgtgagccgtggccgctgggcctgtgcgtccggagcctgttgctccgcagcgggagaggccacaacagtgagtggtaATTAGAATTATTGTCCACAGTGTGTAAATGAAGGTGGTGAGGTAAAGTAACTTGACCCAAGCCACATAGCAAGTGGGAGGGAAGAACTGGATTCAAACATAATCTAGTTCAAAGGAAAGCCCCGCCCTGACCTCACCCCACCCACTGCTCTAGCTGTGCAGCCTTAACCAAATCCTCTCTTTCTCTGGGTCTTTATTTCTACCTCTGAACATGAATGAGTGGATTCAGTGATTCCCCTTCTGAATATAAGGAGCTGCCATTTTGGTGATTCTTGGATTTCAGCAGCAGGAAAATTTCAAAAGATGTTTTCAGGCTCTCAACTTTAATTTTGCGAAGGACTTTAAAACAAGTACCACTGTTTCATTACAAACACATAAGACACTATACTCAAAAAAGAGATGAAGGACATATCCCAACGGAAAGAGACACCCAAGAAGGGACAGTTGGCAGCCTGGTCTCAATGTCCCCATGGTCCCCATCTGTGGCCCTCCATCCTTCTGGCTACGCAGGTGTGAGGTGCAGTCTGGCCGCAGCAGTTGCCTAACGAGGGCAGGACTGGGGCTCTGGCACACGGGCCCCTCTCTTCTGCTCAGCACTGTGGCCCCCTTGCAGGTAGCCTTCTACCCTTTGGACATCCCGGAGAGCTCCTTGCCTGCCAACAAGGAGGACAGTCTGCCCAAGCTCTGCACTGCCTGGGGGCTGCGCAGTCACCTCAGTGCCATGAAGGAGAGGCTGTCCAAGATGCATGCCCCGGGCCGCCAGGTCTCCCTGCTCGGGGAGCTGAGAGCTGAGGGCCACAGCGGGAGAGGTAATGCCTGGAGGAGGGGCCTGTGCGTCCCGTGGAACACCTGACATAGTCTTCATCCCTCCTCCCCATCTTCTCTTcatcccttcatttcttttacttattcatttacttatttattggccacaccacgtgacatgtgggatctagttcccagaccaggggtcgaaccgcgccccctgcattcacagcgtggagtcttaaccactagaccaccaggggagtccccatccctgcatttctgttttctttttttttataaatttatttatttacatttatttatttatttattgttggctgtgttgggtcttcgttgccgcgcacggacttctcattgcgatggcttctcttgctgtggagcatgggctctaggtgcgcgtgggcctcagtagttgtggcacgtgggctcagtagttgtggctcatgggctttagggtgcaggctcagtagttgtggcacacgggcttagctgctccgtggcatgtgggatctgcctggaccagggctcgtacccgtgtctcctgcactggcaggtggattcttaaccactgtgccaccagggaagtcccatccctgcatttctctttctgtccattttccttccccctctccactctttcttttctctttttccccctttccccgcAGGTATGCTCATTGTAGAAAGTTTGGAATGTACAGATAGTATAAAATAGAAGAGAGGAAAATTACCCATCACCCACGGGTATGACTATTAACATTTAGGTGTGTTCCCTTCACTGTTCTGTTTCATCCCAACCCCCCAACCCAGAGGTCTCAGGAAACATGCCTTTTTCAGTTAACATGTAAACAAAGCACTTTCCCGTACAACCAGAAGCAGAGCAGAGATGTTTCTAGAGGCTAAGAGCAGGGACTCCCGGGAAGTGTCCAAGCAGCAGCAGAATGCCCCCTCAGCTTTGGGCAGGGTATGGGCAGAGGAGGGGTTCATTCCACCAGGGAGGAGGCCGTCCAGCCAGCTGGCCTGGGAACCGACTTCCCGGCAGCCTTGGCCTCTGCAGTGACTGCGTGGCCTGGCTCTCTGGACAGAGGGTGCGGGATTAGGGGACAGAGACTCTTCAGTGAGAGGGACCCCAGCCAAGGTTGGAACCTATGAAGGCCCCTCCTGTgcactgaggtgcagagaggtgtTGGGCCACCTACCTCACACCCTTCTGAAACTGGCTTTTTGCTTAGCTCCTGGGGGAGAAGATGAAGGCAAATGGTAAGCCTAGGACCACAGAGCATGGTCCTAAACTGGACCCAGGTGTTCCTCTGAAGGCCAGGCTGGCTGGGGCAGCCCTCAGGGCATCTTCACCAGTCACAGTCCACCAGTCACTTGGACCAAGTGGGAGGGCAGGAATGAGGATGGGTCAGGTACAGAGGGCCCAGGTCAGGCAGCTACCGAGACCCAGAACTCTGCCTGGGCTTTGCGGGGGCCCGTGGCCCCAGTGCCTATTGTTTAAATTGAGGAAGTAAAACATACAGTGGAATGAAGGCCAGTCCATCATTAATATGATGtaggtcagggacttccctggtggcacagtggttaagactccatgctcccaatgcagggggcccaggttcgatccctggtcagggaactagatcccacatgcatgccacaactaagagttcacgtgccacaactaaggagccggagagccgcaactaaggagcctgcctgccacaactaagacctgatacaaccaaataaataaaattaattacttgattttaaaaaatgatctaggCCAAGCTGTCCATGAATCAGATGAGGATAGTGAGGTGCAGGCTTTTGGGCCAGCGTCTCCCTGTACCAAGAgctttgtatctcttaatttcaCCCAAACCCTGCAGCATCCTGATGAGATGGGCATTATTATCCCCCTCCTACAAATGCACGATCTCAGAATACAGGGTAAAGGGTAGGTCTGGAGGAGGTAGGTTTGGGACAGGATTTAAAGAAAGGAataaggagagggagggggaaggggaaagaggtggGAGGGACGTGTGCATGGAGGTGAGGGGGCAGTGAGTAGACAGGCTGGGCTCAGGGGTGAATGGCCAAGCACATTGCAGAGGTGCAGGCTGGCGTGTAACAGGAAAAAGGCTTGGATGGTGGGATAAGAAATTGGACTTGAAATTGTAattcttaaaataacattttattacaaGCATAAGCATATCCTAGAAAATTAGATAATTCAGATcagcaaaaaataagaaaatataaacattgtCATCCAGTTAGCACTTTCCAGatgttttttatgtatataaatacctGTATTAAACAAAAATGAGACCATGCCGTATATAGGATTTTGATTTGAACTTGCTTTTTTCAGTTATAGAAACCTTCCATGTTAACATCTTCATTTCATCTAATTGTTGAATTAAATACTCCACTTTCAAATTTTCCCAGCAAAGACATCTTTTGCACTGGTTTCCCAAACCCTGTGTTTCACCTGGTTATGTCTCTTAAGCCTCTTTTAACCTAACCGAGTCCCCTTTTTTACACCCTGGCCTGTCGAAGAGATCAGGCTATTTTGCAGAATGTTccaatttctgcttttttcttattacttCCTTTTGGTATCTTTGAAGCTTGTTCTTCTATCCAGGAGCAGGATTGTAGGTCATGAGTCTCGATGAATTCATGTTAAACATGTTTTTTGGCTGGGCTATGTTACAGACGAGGCTGTGTTTTTCACATTGTGTTACATGAGATAACACATATTACCTGGTAGAGCCACCATGACTGAGTGAATCACCAAGTCTGTCGTGCAGTTAAAAGTGACCTGCATGGTGTTTCTTGGGCACCATGTTCATGAGTCAGTTCTGAAGGAAAAAGATGGCAACGGTGTTTGCAAACAACCCAGCAACAAAGTACTGGGAATTGGGCTGTGAAACTAGAGCGAGGAGTGGGGAGGAATCAGAGTCGGAAGCCAGAGGTCTAGTCCCGACTGTACCCCTAGCTTGGCTTAGGCTTTGAACAGCAGCCCTTTTCCTTACTCTGTGCCTGTGTGAGATCCCTCAACTGTGAATTGGAGGGATACCATCTCCCTACCCCACAGTGTTTCTGTGAGAAAAGAGTAAGGGACATAGGTTGGAAGCAAGATAAGATTTTGTTGTTCTTCCTTTGAGTCCTTACCATGCCCCCCACATGTTACAGACTGAGATTCTCTGACTATTTGTGATGTCATCAGCACTGTCTCTGACTTTCCCTTTTTCAGGTTCTTTAGGGAAACTTCCTCAACAACCAAAACTCAAGAGAAAGAGGATTAAGGAAGCCCCAGAAACTCCAGAGACCTGCCCACAAGAATACCCAGCTGGGGCAGAGGGCCAGCTCGCCCTGGATCCCAGAGCACTTGTACCTGAGGGCATGGGGGACCAATGAGGGGAAAGAAGAAATTGTCTCTGTCAAAAGGATGCTCAGGTCTTAATTATGTATGAATGGGGCAAGGAAATAAACATCCTTAATACAGTTTGACTTGGCTAAGGTGGTCACTGTGTCAAGGACCATCAGTCTGGGTGGAGATACATGTAAATAGACGTTACAACGGGGTGACACAGGTGCCTGGGGAAGACCTCAGGGGAGGTAACACAGGCACTGATGTGTTTGCCAGGGAAGAGCACAGGTGGGGGTGGAATGGGCCTGGGGTAAGTCAGAGAGTGATAACTCTGGCGCCTGCCTAAATCGTCTGCCCTTGATCTCGTGGGAAAGTTAGCGGGGGGACAGTGAGAAGGGAGATGCCAGGAATGAGCTGGTGTGACTCGGTTATCAGGTAAAGTACACGGAAGTGAGAGAGAGTAGAGGCAGGAGACCAAAGAAGTAACCATATTAATAGTCTTAGCtaggaactatactcagtattatgtaataagctataagggaagagaatctgaagaagaatagcatacatatgtataactgaaccactgtgctgtacacctgaaactaacacgatattgtaaatcaactatatttcaatttttaaaaattaaaaaaaaagtcttagctAGGATGTTGGTTCAAACCTGTGGTCCAAAATTGGCAGCCCATGTGCTGAATTCAGACCACTGATGTGTTTTGCTTGCCCCCTGTGGTGGTCTacttgtttaaaacatttttattaagaaagTCAGTTGCCAATATTAACTTGGTACATTTCACATTAGAAACAACAGCAGTTTAAAAAACCGGCCACACTTGGACCTGTCTTCTCAAATGACCACACCTGGCTGGGGCTGAGACACACATGGGGCTCAGGTTTCACTGATACTCTTTCCAGTTCACCACAGTCCCCACCCTCCCGGTTGCCTTACACACTGGCCTTCTTCACTTCCTTTCTATCACCTTTTGATCCTTTTAGCCTTTAGTATTTGTTACCCTTAGGGTATATACAAATGCAATGAAGCTGTGCATGAATGGGGGCGGAGTGAATTTGTGAGACTAAGGTAAAGTTGACAGTTTTTGGTGACAGAAGTGGGAgatgaaaaaggaagggaaggggaggaagtgaAGGTGGTACATTGTTTCTAGCTAGAAAGGCCATGTGGATGGAGGTCAATTCCAGGAGAAGCTGGTCCAATTGTATTCCAAGAACACAGAAGAATCAGGGCTCTGCTAGCGGCAGCAACATACAGTGCCCAGTATGGGCTGGAGTGGATGGGACCAGAACAAATGTGTGTGaccctttttcctttcctctctcaatTTGTACTCAGGAGTGAATATCatcaaagatttaaaatgttaaaatgaatatCAGTCTAGACTTGAAGACCAAGTACAGGGAAGCATAAATAGGGAAGGAGGTGGCAGCCCCAGCTGCTTCTTTGTTCCTGGTACCCATTGCCTCCCAGAAGCAAAATGAGAGGCTAAGGCAGCGGCCTGGGATCAGCCTTACTGGGTGTTCCTGACAGTCCTGACAAAGCAGGGAGGattttatatgggaaaagaatctgaaaaagaatgggtatatgcatatgtataactggatcactttgctgtacacctgaaacaaacacaacactgtaaatcaactatactccaacataaaataagaattaagttaaaaaaaaaaaagcagggaggaTTTGTGAGAGAAGGGCAAGCAGGCTGGAGGGTAACCCTGACGACTGGGGGCTCTCCAATTTTCTCCACTCCTCTGAGAGATTTCACTGACAAGTCCCAGGGAAAGGGCTGGCTGTCTGGGGAACGGAACAGAGTAAGAAGGTGAACCCTGTGTGCGAGGCAGCACCGCCACCTAGAGGAACTATGGAACTCTACAGCCTTCTTCTTCCCGTGGA
The genomic region above belongs to Phocoena phocoena chromosome 19, mPhoPho1.1, whole genome shotgun sequence and contains:
- the CHCT1 gene encoding CHD1 helical C-terminal domain containing protein 1, coding for MEALDGQGGEGDQPLEKGTDGPCLEGSSSTIPARDSLVCQAKGLDKDTFKICKECLRPLKRFLRKLHPPRDLPQEKKLKYMKQSLVVLGDHINTFLQHYCRAWEIKHWRKRLWRFVSLFSELEAKQLYRLYKYTKNSQTAKFPVAFYPLDIPESSLPANKEDSLPKLCTAWGLRSHLSAMKERLSKMHAPGRQVSLLGELRAEGHSGRGSLGKLPQQPKLKRKRIKEAPETPETCPQEYPAGAEGQLALDPRALVPEGMGDQ